In Thermodesulfovibrionales bacterium, a single window of DNA contains:
- a CDS encoding transaldolase family protein, which produces MRPENLKTKIFLDGGDPHETRQIIDLLGFLDGQTTNPTLISKNPQAKKRLEGGGKFSEGEIYNFYHFVVREISAMMPQGSISIEVYADASTPAEKMLKQGKEMFSWIPNGRIKFPTSHEGLKAAEEAVKEGMKINMTLCFTQEQAAAVYAATRAAKRGDVFVSPFIGRLDDGGENGMGLIANIIKMYRKGNAHVEVLTASVRTMDHLLYALKLGSDIVTSPFAILKEWGEKGMPVPGDEYVYHARNLKAMPYKNIDLSRNWQDYDISHDLTDKGMEKFSQDWNALIK; this is translated from the coding sequence ATGAGACCGGAAAATCTGAAGACGAAAATATTTTTGGACGGAGGAGACCCGCACGAGACGAGACAGATCATTGACCTTCTCGGGTTCCTCGACGGACAGACGACAAATCCCACCCTCATATCGAAGAACCCCCAGGCAAAAAAACGGCTCGAAGGGGGAGGCAAGTTCAGCGAAGGGGAGATCTATAATTTCTATCACTTCGTCGTTAGGGAGATTTCTGCAATGATGCCTCAGGGGTCAATTTCGATTGAAGTGTATGCGGATGCTTCAACCCCTGCTGAGAAGATGCTCAAACAGGGGAAGGAGATGTTTTCCTGGATACCGAACGGCAGGATCAAATTCCCCACATCCCACGAAGGACTGAAGGCAGCTGAGGAGGCCGTAAAAGAGGGGATGAAGATAAACATGACCCTCTGCTTTACCCAGGAGCAGGCCGCTGCCGTTTATGCGGCAACGCGCGCTGCAAAGAGGGGGGATGTCTTTGTCTCTCCTTTTATCGGTCGGCTTGACGACGGGGGAGAAAACGGAATGGGCCTCATTGCGAACATCATCAAGATGTACCGGAAGGGCAATGCCCATGTAGAGGTCCTCACCGCAAGCGTAAGGACCATGGACCACCTCCTCTACGCGCTGAAACTCGGTTCCGATATCGTCACGTCACCTTTTGCGATTCTGAAGGAATGGGGAGAAAAGGGGATGCCCGTACCGGGGGATGAATATGTTTACCATGCAAGGAATCTTAAGGCCATGCCTTACAAGAATATCGACCTTTCGAGGAACTGGCAGGATTACGATATCTCCCACGATCTGACCGATAAGGGTATGGAGAAATTTTCTCAGGACTGGAACGCGTTGATCAAGTGA
- the rpiB gene encoding ribose 5-phosphate isomerase B encodes MMRIAIGSDHGGFLLKEIMVSFLRQKGFEVKDLGANSPDPSDYPDFARAVAEAIMRRDAERGILICGSGVGASVAANKFPGIRAAVCHDTFSAHQGVEDDDMNLLCLGERIIGQELAKEIVLTFLSAGFSGAERHVRRLEKVKNIEKEFMK; translated from the coding sequence ATGATGAGGATAGCGATCGGATCAGACCACGGGGGGTTTCTCCTTAAGGAAATCATGGTAAGTTTTTTGAGGCAAAAAGGCTTTGAGGTGAAAGACCTCGGCGCAAACAGTCCTGACCCCTCTGACTATCCTGACTTTGCAAGGGCCGTTGCTGAAGCTATCATGAGAAGAGACGCAGAAAGGGGCATCCTCATCTGCGGCAGCGGTGTAGGCGCGTCGGTGGCCGCGAACAAGTTTCCCGGAATCAGGGCAGCTGTTTGCCATGACACCTTCTCAGCGCACCAGGGCGTAGAGGATGATGACATGAATCTGCTCTGTCTCGGTGAGAGGATCATCGGCCAGGAGCTGGCAAAGGAGATCGTCCTCACTTTTCTTTCGGCTGGGTTCTCGGGAGCCGAGAGGCATGTGAGAAGACTCGAGAAGGTTAAGAACATCGAGAAGGAATTCATGAAATGA
- the pgl gene encoding 6-phosphogluconolactonase — MDGHRDIVVLDTAEDICRFMIGKWKEIAQGALEERGYFAAALSGGKTPVDFFKGLSALGGTFPWERTHIFVVDERFVLLTHPDSNYGLVTALFLDSVGIPRQNCHPVPVDEPSPELSARKYEEDIKTFFRLSKGEFPRFDLIHLGIGEDGHTASLFPGSSAVQEKSRLVVGTVPKNKRHDRITLTLPVINNGRNVVFLVQGKGKAGVLKRVILGESSLPATLVRPGKGKLFFVADRAAGELLTAEEIVGLGS; from the coding sequence ATGGATGGTCACCGCGACATTGTTGTTCTTGATACCGCTGAGGATATCTGCCGTTTCATGATCGGGAAATGGAAAGAGATAGCGCAGGGAGCTCTTGAAGAACGAGGGTATTTCGCGGCAGCCCTTTCAGGCGGGAAGACTCCCGTCGATTTTTTCAAGGGACTCTCCGCGCTCGGCGGAACATTTCCCTGGGAGAGGACCCATATCTTTGTCGTCGACGAGCGTTTTGTGCTTTTGACGCACCCTGACAGCAACTACGGGCTCGTGACCGCTCTCTTCCTGGACTCAGTAGGTATTCCCAGACAGAACTGTCATCCCGTTCCCGTGGATGAGCCTTCCCCGGAACTTTCTGCGAGGAAGTACGAAGAGGATATCAAAACGTTCTTCAGACTCTCAAAGGGCGAGTTCCCTCGATTTGACCTGATTCATCTCGGGATCGGCGAAGACGGCCATACAGCGTCCCTCTTTCCGGGCAGCTCTGCGGTACAAGAAAAAAGTCGCCTCGTCGTCGGAACAGTCCCTAAAAATAAGAGACATGACAGAATCACCTTGACGCTGCCGGTGATAAACAATGGGAGAAATGTCGTATTCCTTGTCCAGGGGAAGGGTAAGGCAGGGGTCCTGAAAAGAGTGATACTGGGCGAAAGCTCTTTGCCTGCCACTCTGGTCAGACCCGGCAAGGGAAAGCTCTTCTTTGTGGCAGACAGGGCAGCAGGGGAGCTCTTAACGGCTGAAGAAATTGTGGGACTAGGGTCATGA
- the zwf gene encoding glucose-6-phosphate dehydrogenase, whose amino-acid sequence MMNEVAIDSRFLQPCDVPGETFAIEPFTMVIFGGGGDLAKRKLMPTLFHLCGSEGILKDFSVLGFGRSKMSDEEYRSVMKEAVQEFGVEHVNEDQWNEFSRHLFFFSGFFEDDDAYRRLRETIDRIAIPASDGGKDLIFYLAVPPQTVPVLIEKLLRHNFCKRSYRTKIIVEKPFGRDRASAETLNTILTGAFEENQIYRIDHYLGKEPVQNILYFRFSNMIFERLWNCRCIDNIQITVAEDIGIEHRGAFYEQTGVVRDIVQNHMLQLIALVGMEPLVGFKADFLRDEAVKVFRSIRPVDDAYIDKFMVRGQYGPGKVGEDEVPGYREEERVSPESNIQTFFAGKFYIDNLRWAGVPFYVRTGKRMQRRITEVAVQFKRLPLRLLGRTCDVMEPNILLLTIQPDEEITLRFNVGYPHSHNRLYSTNMVFKYRDTFGTKQQEAYERLLLDCVRGDLTLFVRQDAIETMWEVVDPIVARWANLAPADFPNYAAGTWGPEEALLLLKNEGRSWITA is encoded by the coding sequence ATGATGAATGAAGTCGCCATTGACAGCAGGTTCCTGCAACCCTGTGATGTCCCCGGAGAGACGTTTGCGATTGAGCCTTTCACCATGGTCATTTTCGGCGGCGGCGGAGATCTCGCAAAAAGGAAGCTCATGCCCACCCTCTTCCACCTCTGCGGGTCCGAAGGGATTCTCAAGGATTTTTCTGTCCTCGGCTTCGGCAGGTCCAAGATGAGCGATGAGGAATACCGCTCGGTGATGAAGGAGGCGGTTCAGGAATTTGGCGTGGAGCACGTCAACGAAGACCAATGGAACGAATTCAGCAGACATCTGTTCTTCTTTTCAGGGTTTTTCGAAGATGACGATGCGTATAGAAGATTGAGAGAGACGATCGATCGCATCGCAATCCCTGCGTCAGACGGGGGCAAGGATCTCATTTTTTACCTTGCCGTTCCCCCTCAGACCGTACCAGTCTTGATCGAGAAACTGTTGCGGCATAACTTCTGCAAGAGATCCTATCGCACCAAGATCATCGTCGAGAAACCCTTCGGTAGGGACCGGGCGTCGGCAGAGACATTGAACACGATCCTGACCGGCGCCTTTGAAGAGAACCAGATATACCGTATAGACCACTATCTCGGCAAGGAACCTGTTCAGAACATCCTGTATTTCCGGTTTTCCAATATGATATTTGAGCGGCTCTGGAATTGCAGATGCATCGATAACATCCAGATAACTGTGGCAGAGGATATCGGCATCGAGCACAGAGGCGCCTTTTATGAACAGACGGGCGTTGTCAGGGACATCGTGCAGAACCATATGCTGCAACTTATCGCGCTCGTTGGGATGGAACCCCTCGTCGGATTCAAGGCCGACTTTCTCAGGGACGAAGCGGTAAAGGTGTTCCGGTCGATCCGTCCAGTGGATGATGCATATATCGACAAATTTATGGTAAGGGGGCAGTACGGCCCCGGGAAGGTGGGGGAGGATGAGGTGCCTGGGTACAGGGAGGAAGAGAGGGTTTCACCGGAATCCAATATCCAGACCTTCTTTGCAGGGAAGTTCTATATCGATAATCTGAGGTGGGCAGGAGTCCCTTTCTATGTGAGGACCGGCAAGAGGATGCAGAGGCGCATAACGGAAGTGGCCGTCCAGTTCAAGAGGCTTCCCCTCAGGCTTCTCGGACGTACCTGTGATGTTATGGAACCGAATATCCTTCTCCTGACCATCCAACCCGATGAAGAAATAACACTGCGTTTCAACGTGGGATACCCGCATTCGCACAACCGTCTCTATTCGACAAATATGGTCTTCAAGTACCGTGATACCTTCGGGACGAAGCAGCAGGAAGCCTACGAACGGCTCCTGCTCGATTGTGTCAGAGGAGATCTCACCCTCTTCGTCAGGCAGGACGCGATTGAGACGATGTGGGAGGTGGTTGACCCCATTGTTGCCAGATGGGCGAATCTCGCTCCGGCTGATTTTCCAAACTACGCAGCAGGCACATGGGGGCCTGAAGAAGCCCTCCTTCTCCTTAAGAATGAAGGCCGCTCCTGGATAACGGCTTGA